The Candidatus Saganbacteria bacterium genome segment CAAACACAAGGATCCCCCATCCTTTTCCGATCGTCCTGAACACATTGGTCGCGCCCGTGTTCCCGCTGCCGGCCTTTGTAATATCTATCCCTTTCATCCTTGATATGACCAGTCCGAAGGGGACGGAACCGATAAGATATGACAGCGCAAGTATCAGAATGAACATCATATTGACTATGA includes the following:
- a CDS encoding glycerol-3-phosphate acyltransferase; the protein is MFILILALSYLIGSVPFGLVISRMKGIDITKAGSGNTGATNVFRTIGKGWGILVF